TTATCATCTATTGACAATTTTTATGGGGGTCCAAAATTATTTATTGATAAGTTACCTAAAAGTGAAAATTTATTTTTTGCTTCAGGTTCAACTACATCAAGAATAATCCATAAATTAATTTATGGAACAACCAAAAGTTTAATTGATGAAATAAAATATTATGATGTTATTTTTATTCCACCGCCTCGCGCTTTTAGCCATCTTGTAAAAAGACAAATTATAACTTTGAATAATGTTAAAAAAGCACTAAAAAATTTAATTGAAAATGCTAAAAAATTAAACAAAATAGTTATAGCTATTTCTGACTGTAAATATTTAGATGTAAAAGATAAAATTTTTCATGAAATATATATAAATGCTAAAGGTTTAGGTGGTTTGAGACACTATTTATATGATAGAAGAGACAAAGATCCAGATTATCCATTACAAAATTATTTGTCTACTACTGAAATGTATAAAGAATTTCAATTTGTTGGTGATGTAAAAATTATTGAAGAAATCGTTGTTACTAATTCAGCAATTTTAGCTAATCAAATACAACCTGTTGAAGTTATTAAAAAAGATTTATATTCACCAACATTTGACAATTCTAAAGAAAATTTAAAACAATTAGTATATAAAACTGCAAGAAATATTTATGGTGAAACTCTTCCACAAATTGTTGAAGAAAGACTCGCAAAAGAACTTGTGCCAATTATGGAGCATGGTTTTCATGTTGTATATTGAATAAGCCATAAGTTAGTTTCAAAAGCTAAAAATGATGGTCATCTTGTTGGTTCAAGAGGTTCTGTTGGTTCATCATTAGTTGCAACTATGGCAGGTATAACTGAGGTAAATCCCTTAGTTCCACATTACATTTGTAAAAAATGTAAGTTTTCAGAATTTTTTGAAGATGGAACATATCAGTCAGGTTTTGATCTTCCAGATAAAAACTGTCCTAACTGTAGTACAGCTTTAACTAAAGAAGGACAAACTATTTTGTTTGAAACTTTTTTAGGATTTAATGCAGACAAAGTTCCTGATATTGATTTGAATTTTTCAGGGGAATATCAACCTATTTTACAAGAAGAGATTAAAAAAATGTTTGGTGAAAACAAAGCTTTTAAAGCTGGTACTGTTTTAAGTAATAAAGAGAAAACTATTTATGGATACATCAAAAGTCATTTAGAAATTACAAATAAAACATTGTCACCAGAATTTATGGATTTTTTATCTAAAAAAGCAAGTGGAACCAAAAGAACAACAGGACAACACCCAGGTGGTGTTATTATCATACCAAAAGAATATGATATAGAAGATTTTACACCTATCAATTATCCAGCAAATGATACATCTTCAAATTGAAAAACAACTCATTTTGATTATGATGCATTGCATGATAATTTACTTAAATTAGATATTCTTGGACATGATGATCCAACTGCGATAGAAATGTTAGAAAAATTAACTAATATTAAAGCTAGTGACATCCCAACTTCTGATCCTAAAATTGTTTCTTTATTTTCTTCAACTGAAGCATTAGGAATTAAACCAAGTGATATTTTTAATGAAACAACAGGAGCAATGGGAATTCCTGAATTTGGGACATCATTTGTAAGAGGAATGTTAAAAAGCGCAAAAGTTAATAGCTTTGCTGATTTAGTTGCAATTTCAGGATTGTCACATGGAACAGATGTGTGAACTAATAACGCTGATCGTTTAATTAAAGAATTAAAATTGTCTTTTAGAGATATTGTTTCTTGTCGTGATGATATTATGGTTTTTTTAATTCAAAAAGGAATTAAACCATACTTAGCTTTTCAAATTACAGAAAATGTAAGAAAAGGTAAATCTGTAAGTCCAGAAAATGAAAAAATTTTAAGAGATAATCAAATCCCAGAGTGATATATAGAATCAATGAAAAAAATTAAATATTTATTTCCTAAAGCACATGCTGTAGCTTATGTTATGATGGCATGAAGAATTGCTTATTTTAAGTTATATCATCCGTTAGAATATTATGCAACTTATTTTACAACTCGAGCAGATGTAATTGATATTGAAACACTTATTTCTGGAGAAGAATTTGTTGCTAACAGAATAAATGAACTTAATAAGAAAAAAAATAATGCTAAAGGTGCTGAATTAAAGGTAAAAGAAAAAGAATTGATTCCTATTTTATTAATAGCAAAAGAAATGTTCGCAAGGGGTTATAAAGTTGAAAATGTTAGCTTAAAAAATTCTAAAGCTAAAACATGAATTATTAATCATGATAATAAATCATTAATTCCTCCATTTATTTCTATTGATGGTTTAGGAGAAGTTGTGGCTACGACTTTAGAAAAAGAAAGAAATGAAAAGTTTTTTACATCAATTCAAGATCTTAAAAAACGTGTTTCTTTAAATAAAACATTATTTGAAAAATTAGTAGAAATGAAAGTTATAGAAAATTTAAAAGAAAGTGATCAATTTGCATTGTTTTAACTTTGAAAAAAAAATAAATGGTTTATAATCTAACTATAAGTAAAATATACTAAAAGGTTGCGTTAGCAGCCTTTTATTATCATAAAGTATATATTTTGATTAAAATAGGAGAAAAATGCAAAAAAACATTTTATTTTTTAAATCTTTTAAAGAAATTTCCAATTCTAAAAACATTAATATTGAAGAAATTATAGATATTTTAAAAGAAATTTTTAAAAAAACTATTACATCTAGAATTGACCCTGATTCTGAAATTGATTTATTTGTTGACCTTGAAAATAATGATTTAAGGATTTTAAACCACAATTTTACAGTTGTAAGTGAAGAAGAATTTGAAGAGGAATCAAAACAAGAAGGCTACAAATTATATTATACAACAAAAGAAATTGCAAAAAGTAGAAACAATCTAGTTGTTTCAGAAGGTGATGTTAATGTAACAATGGAAATTGATCCAAAAGACATCCCAAAAGATATTTTTATTTCAATAAGACAACAATTTACACAAAAAGTGAATGAAATTTCTAGAGAAAAAATTTATAAAAAATACCATTCATTAATTGGGCAAGTTGTTAAAGCTAAATTTATTTCTGCTAAAAAATCAGGTAAAACTTACGAAATTATAGAAGATGGAACATTAGCTTTTATGCCGAATTATTTATCTAGCTCTAAAAAAATCGAAGATACATTAAATAAAAATTCATTAAACATAGAAGATGTTTATATTTTTGATGCTCTTGAAACATCCAAAGGTAGTCAAGTTATTATTTCTAATACATCTAATAAAATTTTGTTTGATATTCTCCAAAAAGAAATTCCTGAAATTACAACAAATGAAATCAAAATTGATAAAGTGGCTAGAATTGCAAATGAAAGATCTAAAGTTGCTGTTTCTGCAGTAAATGAAGAAAATGTTCCTAATATTTTAGGTGCTATTATTGGTCAAGGTGGAAATAGAATAGAAATAATTTCTCAACATTTAAATGATGAAAAAATTGATGTTGTTTTGTATTCTAAAAATAAAGAAACTTTTATTTCTAATTCACTAGCTCCTGCAAGAGTAGTTTCAATAATTTCACAAGGACCTAAAAAAACTAAATATAAAGTTGTAGTTCCAGACTCACAACATACTTTAGCTATCGGGAAAAAAGGAATCAATGTTTTACTTGCTGCAGAATTAGTTAATGCAAAATTAGATATTATGTCTTATTCTGAAGCAATAAAAGAACTTG
This Mesomycoplasma neurolyticum DNA region includes the following protein-coding sequences:
- a CDS encoding NusA N-terminal domain-containing protein, which encodes MQKNILFFKSFKEISNSKNINIEEIIDILKEIFKKTITSRIDPDSEIDLFVDLENNDLRILNHNFTVVSEEEFEEESKQEGYKLYYTTKEIAKSRNNLVVSEGDVNVTMEIDPKDIPKDIFISIRQQFTQKVNEISREKIYKKYHSLIGQVVKAKFISAKKSGKTYEIIEDGTLAFMPNYLSSSKKIEDTLNKNSLNIEDVYIFDALETSKGSQVIISNTSNKILFDILQKEIPEITTNEIKIDKVARIANERSKVAVSAVNEENVPNILGAIIGQGGNRIEIISQHLNDEKIDVVLYSKNKETFISNSLAPARVVSIISQGPKKTKYKVVVPDSQHTLAIGKKGINVLLAAELVNAKLDIMSYSEAIKELGSDKIVWNGNISDIDELNQIEAEAKSKTEILQFKNKSNNRNKNNKMFTSYLMEEFDKEIEQFNEDFKFSSDYTYSFSEDELELDETEETQQYFEEEIIADEPEREIKKEIFTKEDIQQINKEIKNYKYDNDLNEFAGVKEIDINWDDEDWGEN
- a CDS encoding PolC-type DNA polymerase III; this encodes MDIGFKKFCLEINFEYTKEFEKVSVKEVKKENDIYIVFLKFNQLLDIFLFKKFYFKVRQHTNIHFEIYIELFDDSKKNIYIQNYFDFAYLLATEKEFNFLENKKNIFENDKLIIFFDSILEENNFIQSKDKVLFYLKQWGFNKLVVETKINTKNDQKKIEEKKNIELQEQKIQEKLQHQTSSSNNYENKKNFFNSYNKYNSFVELEIEEVYTTDEINVSLKGEIFKKETKETKSGLWITIMSITNYVEAVKIKIFSRTDAEKNKVNSFKIGDKIIAQGILENDDFTKSKILNSKNITVLNIKDEIPQDLETNKRVEFYAKTNMSTMDGLANIEQYVKRAEEFGHQAIGIADLNSVQNFPKFYDVSKKFKVKPIYGSSFNALNSDLSAIINSDDRNLASSRYIIFDLETTGLTAKFHEIIEFGAVILENKKLVETIQFFIKPTKPIPKQITDLTNITNEDVENAISQEEGIKKIREILSSGIAVAHNAFQFDINVVNEKIYAFNLEELKTPVIDTLVLNHILFPNRKRNDLENIAQKLNINFDSTLNHRADYDAKILAQIWLVYLEQLEKNNVFTGKDLAQFTYPTIFSHYSKNDRNEMSIYVKNQKGLKELFKLISLSSIDNFYGGPKLFIDKLPKSENLFFASGSTTSRIIHKLIYGTTKSLIDEIKYYDVIFIPPPRAFSHLVKRQIITLNNVKKALKNLIENAKKLNKIVIAISDCKYLDVKDKIFHEIYINAKGLGGLRHYLYDRRDKDPDYPLQNYLSTTEMYKEFQFVGDVKIIEEIVVTNSAILANQIQPVEVIKKDLYSPTFDNSKENLKQLVYKTARNIYGETLPQIVEERLAKELVPIMEHGFHVVYWISHKLVSKAKNDGHLVGSRGSVGSSLVATMAGITEVNPLVPHYICKKCKFSEFFEDGTYQSGFDLPDKNCPNCSTALTKEGQTILFETFLGFNADKVPDIDLNFSGEYQPILQEEIKKMFGENKAFKAGTVLSNKEKTIYGYIKSHLEITNKTLSPEFMDFLSKKASGTKRTTGQHPGGVIIIPKEYDIEDFTPINYPANDTSSNWKTTHFDYDALHDNLLKLDILGHDDPTAIEMLEKLTNIKASDIPTSDPKIVSLFSSTEALGIKPSDIFNETTGAMGIPEFGTSFVRGMLKSAKVNSFADLVAISGLSHGTDVWTNNADRLIKELKLSFRDIVSCRDDIMVFLIQKGIKPYLAFQITENVRKGKSVSPENEKILRDNQIPEWYIESMKKIKYLFPKAHAVAYVMMAWRIAYFKLYHPLEYYATYFTTRADVIDIETLISGEEFVANRINELNKKKNNAKGAELKVKEKELIPILLIAKEMFARGYKVENVSLKNSKAKTWIINHDNKSLIPPFISIDGLGEVVATTLEKERNEKFFTSIQDLKKRVSLNKTLFEKLVEMKVIENLKESDQFALF